The Mycolicibacterium mageritense genome contains a region encoding:
- a CDS encoding GIY-YIG nuclease family protein codes for MSPSRPPSSGKPPSSQSLYNRILYHYRDNAYGSTFRNTVGVLLAHQLGIRLRRVGSGTRLTFTPSGEEEIHR; via the coding sequence ATCAGCCCTTCGCGTCCGCCGTCCAGTGGTAAGCCGCCAAGCAGCCAGAGCCTCTACAACCGGATTCTCTACCACTACAGAGACAACGCCTACGGTTCGACATTCCGTAACACAGTTGGCGTACTGCTAGCCCACCAGTTGGGTATCCGATTGCGGCGAGTGGGTTCGGGAACCCGGCTGACTTTTACACCGAGCGGAGAGGAAGAAATACACCGCTGA
- a CDS encoding DUF1828 domain-containing protein: protein MTANCMDFATALQVLRGDISCRLSHDESTLIVTTGRFFSDGDAVELLVRPSDDGARVIISDGGLASARLDLSGPGLGSTRAKSLWKDILAEFGVREAGSRVFVQATHETAAAGISILADACIALDSIHLLTAGERRTFADKVRSWLKEEAGYTVKRTSVVDKYGSPQTVTAVVDSPRGEVIIQGASGRKLSDLRSSLEHAFWVMGGLGENDHPLGNRLTLLESVPGRNSSEDTLRSLVRRISESSYVGSFEGQLSVQRFLGASELPGTRDFVFESLGQLSGVFIGGSRANDAGDPEAIEPPHAGK, encoded by the coding sequence ATGACCGCAAACTGCATGGACTTCGCGACGGCTCTCCAGGTGCTGCGCGGCGACATCAGCTGCCGTTTGTCCCACGATGAGTCGACGCTGATTGTTACCACTGGTCGATTTTTCTCAGACGGGGATGCGGTAGAGCTACTTGTGCGTCCGTCGGACGATGGTGCTCGCGTCATAATCAGCGACGGCGGGCTGGCCAGTGCTCGTCTGGACCTTTCAGGGCCGGGCCTCGGATCTACGCGTGCGAAGTCACTATGGAAGGACATCCTGGCCGAGTTCGGCGTCCGCGAAGCGGGCAGTCGTGTGTTCGTTCAGGCGACCCACGAGACAGCCGCAGCGGGAATTTCAATATTGGCCGATGCGTGCATTGCCCTAGACAGTATTCATCTGCTAACCGCGGGTGAACGGCGCACGTTCGCGGACAAGGTTCGTTCGTGGCTCAAAGAGGAAGCTGGCTACACGGTCAAAAGGACAAGCGTTGTTGACAAGTACGGCAGCCCGCAAACGGTGACTGCTGTTGTTGATAGCCCGCGCGGAGAAGTCATCATCCAGGGTGCCAGTGGGCGAAAACTGAGCGACCTACGGTCATCTTTGGAGCACGCGTTCTGGGTGATGGGAGGGCTTGGAGAGAACGACCACCCGCTTGGGAACCGCCTGACCTTGCTTGAGTCAGTGCCTGGACGTAATTCGAGCGAGGACACGTTACGGAGCCTGGTACGCCGAATTTCTGAGTCCAGCTACGTTGGCTCGTTCGAGGGGCAGCTTTCGGTCCAGCGGTTCCTGGGTGCGTCGGAGCTGCCTGGGACTCGCGACTTTGTTTTCGAATCGTTGGGCCAACTATCCGGAGTCTTTATCGGCGGCAGCCGAGCTAATGACGCCGGGGATCCTGAGGCAATCGAACCGCCCCACGCTGGCAAGTAG
- a CDS encoding PmeII family type II restriction endonuclease, translated as MDSSDSETARVVTTEGDVVVVPPVPDDEAPEVAQTAEFVRPTPLADAMPDDQFREVVNVTRDLIDRRFQKVREMTDVNSVDVNINPFLMLAMAPAYNIFSPFEAAEYVQNSKLPHGDATAFGKFVEDKIFPIFGAKTPPEKTVAATSNLWSPIDKEIEIAGVRFLLTLKAGPWTMNQDHAHNMIARFPEIRDTTGCDIVIGITYGTPGSLNNKPAMVVRGTGDYVHTLVGKELWEFVTGVTDAHKWVFRAIRQAQKEFAQAHGGKTFFEHVVEARLQLAESFRQAFNLIGAEDDMWERIFNGSF; from the coding sequence GTGGACAGCTCGGACTCGGAGACAGCACGCGTCGTCACGACTGAGGGCGATGTGGTCGTGGTGCCGCCGGTCCCCGACGACGAGGCGCCGGAGGTAGCGCAGACCGCCGAGTTCGTCCGCCCGACCCCGCTGGCTGACGCGATGCCCGACGACCAGTTCCGCGAGGTTGTCAACGTCACGCGTGATTTGATCGACCGCCGGTTCCAGAAGGTCCGGGAGATGACAGACGTCAACTCGGTCGACGTCAACATCAACCCGTTCCTGATGTTGGCCATGGCGCCGGCGTACAACATCTTCTCGCCGTTCGAAGCCGCCGAGTATGTGCAGAACTCGAAGCTGCCCCACGGTGACGCCACGGCGTTCGGCAAGTTCGTGGAGGACAAGATCTTCCCAATCTTCGGAGCGAAAACCCCGCCGGAGAAGACCGTCGCCGCGACGTCGAACCTGTGGAGCCCGATCGACAAGGAGATCGAGATCGCGGGCGTGCGGTTCCTGCTCACGCTCAAGGCCGGCCCGTGGACCATGAACCAGGACCACGCGCACAACATGATCGCCCGGTTCCCCGAGATTCGCGACACCACGGGCTGCGACATCGTCATCGGCATCACCTACGGCACGCCGGGCTCCCTCAACAACAAGCCGGCCATGGTGGTCCGCGGGACGGGCGATTATGTCCACACCCTGGTGGGCAAGGAGCTGTGGGAGTTCGTCACCGGCGTCACCGACGCGCACAAGTGGGTGTTCCGCGCGATCCGGCAGGCGCAGAAGGAATTCGCGCAGGCCCACGGCGGCAAGACGTTCTTCGAGCACGTCGTCGAGGCGCGCCTGCAGCTGGCGGAGTCGTTCCGGCAGGCATTCAACTTGATTGGGGCAGAAGACGATATGTGGGAGCGGATCTTCAACGGCTCGTTCTAG
- a CDS encoding DNA cytosine methyltransferase translates to MQGKGGGDRYRVVSLFSGAGGLDVGLDRTGRFELLSAVELESTFCRTLEINRDAGHFGHAGTAVVCADLSTLDPFEFMDELGLEQGELDVLVGGPPCQSWSTAGKRGTVGDPRGQLIWHFLRFVDALKPKMFLMENVRGLLSGALVHRPIKDRPNKGGPELRPEELPGSAIAAWAEDLHKIDNGAYRVDVFEVNAVNYGAPQLRERVLFIGNRLNKVIDFPSPTHGFEPGLAPHKTMGEALDGFVDTEPVLMDFSPRKKQFLSLVPPGGNWRSLPDDVARASMGAAYFAKGGRSGWWRRLSWDLPSPTITTLPNHSSTSMCHPTETRVLSVAECARIQEFPDGWVFDGTPQQQMAQVGNAVPVKLGEVAGELIAEHLDRPALGRNRSEAREVMRRVYVNSHVRTRSWWKNGQAVIFDAAAGVGRYREPERA, encoded by the coding sequence GTGCAAGGGAAGGGTGGCGGCGATCGGTATCGCGTGGTGTCGCTGTTCTCCGGTGCCGGTGGCCTCGACGTCGGGCTGGACCGCACCGGCCGGTTCGAGCTGCTGAGCGCGGTCGAGCTGGAGTCGACGTTCTGCCGGACGTTGGAGATCAACCGGGACGCCGGCCACTTCGGACATGCCGGCACCGCCGTGGTGTGCGCCGATCTCTCGACGCTCGATCCCTTCGAGTTCATGGACGAGCTGGGCCTGGAGCAGGGCGAGTTGGATGTGCTGGTCGGTGGGCCGCCGTGCCAGTCGTGGTCCACCGCAGGCAAGCGCGGCACGGTGGGCGATCCTCGGGGCCAACTGATCTGGCACTTCCTGCGATTCGTCGATGCGCTGAAACCCAAGATGTTTCTGATGGAGAACGTGCGCGGTCTCCTGTCTGGGGCGTTGGTGCACCGCCCGATCAAGGACCGGCCCAACAAGGGTGGTCCCGAGCTCCGTCCGGAGGAGCTACCGGGTTCGGCGATCGCGGCGTGGGCCGAAGACCTGCACAAGATCGACAACGGCGCGTATCGCGTCGACGTGTTCGAAGTCAACGCGGTCAACTACGGTGCGCCCCAGCTGCGTGAGCGCGTGCTCTTCATCGGCAACCGGCTCAACAAGGTCATCGATTTCCCATCCCCGACACACGGATTCGAGCCCGGGCTGGCGCCGCACAAGACCATGGGCGAAGCGCTCGACGGGTTCGTCGACACCGAACCCGTGCTGATGGATTTCTCGCCGCGCAAGAAGCAGTTCCTGTCGCTCGTTCCGCCTGGCGGCAACTGGCGGTCCCTGCCCGACGACGTGGCCCGCGCGTCGATGGGCGCCGCGTACTTCGCGAAAGGCGGTCGCTCGGGCTGGTGGCGGCGGCTGTCGTGGGATCTGCCGAGCCCCACCATCACGACGCTGCCCAACCATTCGAGCACCAGCATGTGCCACCCCACCGAGACCCGTGTGCTCTCGGTCGCCGAATGTGCCCGGATCCAGGAGTTTCCGGACGGCTGGGTGTTCGACGGCACCCCGCAGCAGCAGATGGCCCAAGTCGGCAACGCCGTCCCGGTCAAGCTCGGCGAGGTCGCCGGTGAGCTGATCGCCGAGCACCTCGACCGGCCCGCGCTGGGTCGCAACCGATCCGAGGCCCGCGAGGTCATGCGGCGGGTCTATGTGAACTCCCACGTGCGCACCAGGTCGTGGTGGAAGAACGGACAAGCCGTGATCTTCGACGCGGCCGCCGGGGTGGGCCGCTACCGGGAACCCGAGCGCGCCTAG
- a CDS encoding maleylpyruvate isomerase family mycothiol-dependent enzyme — MDSDTIWRTIDEQRNELADLLDTFTPEQWSTQSLCTAWTVRDVAVHITQSHLGRKELAVAALKSGFNFDAMVRRAALADPATPQDITARLRAMAGSRRRPPMTKEVDPLMDVLVHTQDICMPLGIDRPMPADAAVAVAERLWHMKFPINPQRDLPGYRFVATDAAFAAGPEWGALREEPIRDIVMTLARRRP, encoded by the coding sequence ATGGACTCTGACACGATCTGGCGCACCATCGACGAGCAGCGCAACGAACTCGCCGACCTGCTCGACACCTTCACACCGGAGCAGTGGTCGACACAGTCGCTGTGCACGGCCTGGACGGTGCGCGATGTCGCGGTCCACATCACGCAGTCGCACCTCGGGCGCAAGGAACTCGCGGTGGCCGCGCTGAAGTCGGGGTTCAACTTCGACGCCATGGTGCGCCGCGCGGCCCTCGCTGATCCGGCCACGCCGCAGGACATCACCGCGCGCCTGCGGGCCATGGCCGGTTCCCGGCGGCGGCCACCCATGACCAAGGAGGTCGACCCGTTGATGGACGTCCTGGTGCACACGCAGGACATCTGCATGCCGCTGGGGATCGACCGTCCCATGCCCGCCGACGCCGCCGTGGCGGTGGCAGAGCGGTTGTGGCACATGAAGTTTCCGATCAATCCGCAACGCGACTTGCCGGGCTACCGCTTCGTGGCCACCGATGCGGCCTTCGCCGCGGGCCCGGAGTGGGGCGCGCTGCGCGAGGAGCCCATCCGCGACATCGTCATGACGCTCGCACGCCGACGCCCCTGA
- a CDS encoding ABC transporter ATP-binding protein codes for MQSHHLIWRSLRMLRAVRGLLVALLLLGVVAAALPYVTVAAFGPMVQVVADAGQSGNLSGVWDLRGPLVAREDGLLRSLAGPVPFAVLVAVWAGSLVATQLMYFVNAWVGAKVERVLLTDIRQRVHDHMQTLSLDFFTGSRSGELIQRVTTESAGVQRLLTDCLLPPVIDAVVLAVVISYLVAISWQMTVAALLLTPLALLTLRLAGRQVQAVMRRVMNAERTMASEVEQTVSGIAEIQLFNAQPVRSKRFHAASDTAAKSDAASVVWMQATVNGSQIFVALSTVVVLIVGVSFSATFGLTFAGLLVFAGMVPTMFGAAQRVLGAYTTYQSVAPNAASTYELLDTRPSVREPADAVALGDVHGNLVFEDVVFGYTKERPVLDGLSFSVAEGETVALVGGIGSGKSTVFNLMLRFLEPQRGRILLDGHDITHVTIASLRNQVSKLAQFPFFTKDTIRENIRLARPSADDADIAEACAQAHIDSVITDPGRLADGYDTVVDVQVPSGGQKRLIALARCLLRRPEVLLLDEPTENLDADERARLIGVIRGYARDRTCMVISHDMAFIAAVADRILVLEDGRITQVGDHRSLLAVDGLYKRLHEAQHAVAG; via the coding sequence ATGCAGTCGCATCATCTGATCTGGCGGAGCCTGCGCATGCTCCGCGCGGTGCGGGGCCTGCTCGTGGCCCTCCTGCTGCTGGGAGTGGTCGCGGCAGCGCTGCCGTACGTGACCGTCGCGGCCTTCGGACCCATGGTGCAGGTGGTCGCCGACGCAGGGCAGAGCGGAAACCTCAGCGGGGTATGGGATTTACGCGGACCGCTGGTCGCGCGGGAAGACGGACTGCTGCGGTCGCTGGCAGGTCCGGTGCCGTTCGCGGTGCTGGTCGCGGTCTGGGCCGGATCACTCGTGGCGACCCAGCTGATGTACTTCGTCAACGCGTGGGTCGGCGCGAAGGTCGAACGGGTGCTGTTGACCGACATCCGCCAACGGGTGCACGACCATATGCAGACCTTGTCGCTGGATTTCTTCACCGGCTCGCGCAGCGGCGAACTGATCCAGCGCGTCACCACAGAATCCGCTGGCGTGCAACGCCTTCTGACGGACTGCTTGCTGCCACCGGTGATCGACGCCGTGGTGCTCGCGGTGGTGATCAGCTATCTGGTGGCGATCTCGTGGCAGATGACGGTCGCGGCATTGCTGCTGACACCGCTGGCCTTGCTGACCCTGAGGCTTGCGGGCCGCCAGGTGCAGGCGGTCATGCGGCGGGTGATGAATGCCGAGCGCACCATGGCCTCCGAGGTCGAGCAGACCGTCAGCGGGATCGCCGAGATCCAGTTGTTCAACGCACAACCGGTGCGCAGCAAGCGGTTCCACGCCGCGTCCGACACGGCGGCCAAGAGCGATGCGGCGTCGGTGGTGTGGATGCAGGCCACCGTCAACGGATCGCAGATCTTCGTCGCGCTCAGCACCGTCGTGGTGCTGATCGTCGGCGTCAGCTTCAGTGCCACCTTCGGCCTGACCTTTGCCGGGCTCCTGGTGTTCGCGGGCATGGTGCCGACGATGTTCGGTGCGGCGCAACGTGTTCTGGGCGCCTACACCACCTACCAGTCGGTGGCGCCGAACGCGGCCTCGACCTACGAGCTACTCGACACCCGGCCGTCGGTCCGAGAACCGGCCGATGCCGTCGCGCTCGGCGACGTGCACGGCAACCTGGTGTTCGAGGACGTGGTGTTCGGCTACACCAAGGAGCGGCCCGTGCTCGACGGCTTGTCTTTCTCGGTCGCGGAAGGCGAGACGGTGGCCCTGGTCGGCGGTATCGGGTCGGGCAAGTCGACGGTGTTCAACCTCATGCTGCGGTTCCTCGAGCCGCAGCGCGGCCGGATCCTGCTCGACGGCCACGACATCACGCACGTCACCATCGCATCGCTACGGAACCAGGTCTCCAAACTCGCCCAGTTCCCGTTCTTCACCAAGGACACCATCCGCGAGAACATCCGGCTGGCCCGGCCATCCGCGGACGACGCGGACATCGCCGAGGCATGCGCCCAGGCGCACATCGACTCGGTGATCACCGACCCCGGCAGGCTCGCCGACGGCTACGACACCGTGGTGGATGTGCAGGTGCCCTCCGGTGGACAGAAGCGGCTCATCGCACTGGCCCGCTGCCTTTTGCGCCGGCCCGAGGTGCTGCTGCTCGACGAGCCGACCGAGAATCTCGACGCCGACGAGCGGGCCCGGTTGATCGGCGTGATCCGCGGCTACGCGCGGGATCGCACGTGCATGGTGATCAGTCACGACATGGCGTTCATCGCCGCGGTGGCCGATCGCATCCTGGTTCTCGAGGACGGCCGGATCACCCAGGTCGGCGACCATCGATCGCTGCTGGCCGTCGACGGCCTCTACAAGAGGTTGCACGAGGCGCAGCACGCCGTCGCGGGGTGA
- a CDS encoding SGNH/GDSL hydrolase family protein — MPRRRVVCLGDSITRGQLSVDYVKLLGGRSALAPFVFGNAGVNGDLAENVLRRLDTVINQQPDVVTVLIGSNDANASMSAKNSSRTTRMQKLAAPPTIEGFADNVGAIIDRLASETSARIGLLSLPILGEDIESESVRQSGRYSEVLKKIADDHGVAYLPLHERQLAYLTTSGHHSGTRYRDGLVLMGSGAFQHFALRRSLDDISRRRGLQLTTDLLHQNSRGATMIADLIEEFVLR, encoded by the coding sequence ATGCCCCGGCGTCGTGTCGTCTGCCTCGGTGACAGCATCACCCGGGGCCAACTCAGTGTCGACTATGTGAAGCTGCTCGGTGGCCGGAGTGCGTTGGCGCCGTTCGTGTTCGGCAATGCCGGCGTCAACGGTGACCTCGCCGAGAACGTGCTGCGGCGCCTCGACACGGTGATCAACCAGCAGCCCGACGTGGTGACCGTGCTGATCGGCAGCAACGACGCCAACGCGAGCATGTCGGCCAAGAACAGCTCGCGGACGACCCGCATGCAGAAGCTCGCGGCGCCGCCGACGATCGAAGGGTTCGCCGACAACGTCGGCGCGATCATCGACCGGCTGGCCTCGGAAACATCCGCGCGGATCGGGCTACTGTCGCTGCCGATCCTGGGCGAGGACATCGAGTCGGAATCGGTACGACAGTCCGGCCGGTACAGCGAGGTGCTCAAGAAGATCGCCGACGACCACGGGGTGGCGTACCTGCCACTGCACGAACGTCAGCTGGCCTACCTGACAACCAGCGGTCACCACTCCGGCACGCGCTACCGCGACGGCCTCGTCCTGATGGGCAGCGGCGCGTTCCAGCACTTCGCGCTGCGCCGCTCGCTGGACGACATCTCCCGGCGCCGGGGGCTGCAACTGACCACGGACCTGCTCCACCAAAACTCGCGGGGTGCAACGATGATCGCCGACCTCATCGAAGAGTTCGTGCTGCGTTGA
- a CDS encoding MMPL family transporter translates to MLHRIARLVIAAPRLTIAVAAVVAVVAAIFGIPVANLLSPTGFEDPNSESAVATRLLAERFGQGDQQLVILLSGQDGVDSVAVRGAGVAIVDELRRSPHVATVTSAWTAPPAAAAQLISTDGRSGLIVAGITGGERDAPERANMLADRISRGHGEVTVRSGGPAMVNSQITRQTQTDLLVMESIAIPLSFLVLVWVFGGLLAAALPVMVAVMAIAGSLAVLRLITFATDVSVFALNLSTAMGLALAIDYTLLIISRFRDELAQGAPRDDALERTLVTAGRTVLFSATTVALSMSALLLFPMHFLKSLAYAGITTVSFAAIVAVVVTPAAMVAIGTRLDSLDVRRAFRRTAPVLRPVEQQFWYRSTVFVIRHAVPIGLAGVALLVLLGAPFLGVKWGFPDDRVLPSSAQAHQVGDRLRSEFGADPATSVTIVVPDAAGLRPSDISRYAADVSRVPGITAVSAPTGSFVDGVHAGPPSAPTGEAQGSVFLTAASAAPLFSSASETQLDQLHAVPGPGGREVDITGTAQTNRGTVYAIMSRLPMVLGLIAAITLGLLFLLTGSVLLPLQALVLNVLSLSAAFGAMVWIFQDGHLGALGTTATGTLVTNMPVVLFCIAFGLSMDYEVFLVSRIREFWLASGRTRADNDESIALGVAHTGRVITAAALVMSISFAALTAAHVSFMRMFGLGLTLAILVDATLVRTVLVPAFMHVMGKWNWWAPAPLAWLHRHISISDGHRAVAAQQQDEEVP, encoded by the coding sequence CTGCTGCACCGCATTGCCCGCCTAGTCATCGCGGCACCGCGCCTGACCATCGCCGTGGCGGCGGTGGTGGCCGTCGTTGCGGCCATCTTCGGCATCCCGGTGGCAAACCTTCTTTCCCCGACCGGGTTTGAGGATCCGAACTCCGAATCAGCCGTCGCGACACGACTTCTCGCCGAGCGGTTCGGTCAAGGCGATCAACAGCTCGTGATACTCCTGTCAGGGCAGGACGGTGTCGACAGTGTGGCGGTCCGCGGCGCCGGCGTTGCGATCGTCGACGAGCTGCGGCGCTCGCCGCATGTCGCGACCGTGACCTCGGCGTGGACCGCGCCGCCCGCGGCCGCGGCCCAGCTGATCAGCACCGACGGCAGATCGGGATTGATCGTCGCGGGCATCACCGGTGGCGAGCGGGACGCGCCGGAACGCGCCAACATGCTGGCCGACCGGATATCGCGCGGCCACGGCGAAGTGACCGTCCGATCCGGCGGCCCCGCGATGGTCAACTCGCAGATCACCCGGCAGACGCAGACCGACCTGCTCGTGATGGAGTCGATCGCCATCCCGCTCAGCTTCCTGGTGTTGGTCTGGGTTTTCGGCGGCCTGCTGGCAGCGGCGTTGCCGGTCATGGTCGCGGTCATGGCGATCGCCGGATCGCTCGCGGTGTTGCGCCTGATCACGTTCGCCACCGACGTGTCGGTCTTTGCGCTGAACCTGAGCACCGCGATGGGGCTCGCGTTGGCGATCGACTACACGCTGCTGATCATCAGCCGGTTCCGCGACGAGTTGGCCCAGGGCGCACCTCGCGACGACGCCCTCGAGCGTACGTTGGTGACGGCCGGGCGCACCGTGCTGTTCTCCGCGACGACTGTCGCGCTGTCGATGTCAGCCCTGCTGTTGTTCCCGATGCACTTCCTGAAATCGTTGGCTTACGCGGGAATCACCACGGTGTCCTTCGCCGCGATCGTGGCAGTGGTGGTGACCCCTGCCGCGATGGTGGCGATCGGCACCCGCCTGGACTCGCTGGACGTGCGTCGGGCGTTCCGGCGGACCGCGCCGGTCCTTCGTCCCGTCGAACAACAGTTCTGGTACCGCTCAACGGTATTCGTCATCCGCCACGCCGTCCCCATCGGGCTTGCGGGCGTCGCACTCCTCGTGCTGCTCGGGGCGCCGTTCCTCGGCGTCAAGTGGGGCTTCCCCGACGATCGGGTGCTACCGAGCTCCGCGCAGGCCCACCAGGTGGGTGATCGGCTCCGCAGCGAATTCGGCGCCGACCCCGCGACCTCGGTCACCATCGTGGTTCCCGACGCGGCCGGGCTGAGGCCCTCGGACATCAGCCGATACGCCGCCGATGTCTCGCGGGTACCCGGCATCACCGCCGTCTCCGCCCCGACGGGGTCGTTCGTCGACGGTGTGCACGCCGGCCCGCCGTCGGCACCGACCGGCGAGGCGCAGGGCAGCGTATTCCTCACGGCGGCAAGCGCGGCGCCGCTGTTCTCGTCGGCATCCGAGACCCAACTCGACCAGTTGCACGCGGTCCCCGGCCCAGGCGGTCGGGAGGTCGACATCACCGGAACCGCACAGACCAACCGGGGCACGGTGTACGCGATCATGTCTCGGCTGCCCATGGTGCTCGGCCTGATCGCCGCCATCACCCTCGGACTGCTGTTCCTGCTGACCGGCAGTGTGCTGCTGCCGCTGCAAGCCTTGGTGCTCAACGTGTTGTCGCTCAGCGCGGCGTTCGGTGCCATGGTGTGGATATTCCAGGACGGCCACCTGGGCGCGCTGGGTACCACGGCCACCGGCACGCTGGTCACCAACATGCCCGTCGTGCTGTTCTGCATCGCGTTCGGCCTGTCGATGGACTACGAGGTGTTCCTCGTCTCGCGGATCCGGGAATTCTGGCTGGCGTCCGGGCGAACCCGCGCCGACAACGACGAGAGCATCGCCCTGGGCGTCGCGCACACGGGTCGCGTGATCACGGCGGCCGCGCTGGTGATGTCGATCTCGTTCGCGGCGCTGACCGCAGCGCACGTGTCGTTCATGCGGATGTTCGGCCTCGGCCTGACCCTGGCCATCCTGGTCGACGCCACCCTGGTGCGCACGGTGCTGGTGCCGGCGTTCATGCATGTGATGGGCAAGTGGAACTGGTGGGCGCCCGCGCCGCTGGCGTGGTTGCATCGACACATCAGCATCAGCGACGGTCACCGGGCCGTGGCGGCGCAGCAGCAGGATGAGGAGGTGCCGTAA
- a CDS encoding flavin-containing monooxygenase — protein sequence MTTEARDPFDAVVIGAGPSGLAVARELKHRHGVGTLVIDRAAAPAISWRTRYDNFRLNTTGFISHLPGQRIPLTAGRWPTREDMIAYFDRYVQRQKIPLQLGCEVHRIDHARGSWQLDTSSGVIEAPIIVLATGNYRTPTVPPWPGLGRFTGEFVHSGDFVSARPYQGRDVLVVGAGNSAADIAVQLAENNAGRIWLAVRTPPHLVRRAMGPIPSDMFLELSARVPASVIDPLISRTHRLMWRADLSAYGFHRPPLGLKATVEQRGRIPTLADELVGAVRAGRIQVVAAVDAIEPDRVVLSDGSSVEPEVIIAATGFSADLDGLIGHLDVLDDRGNPRGGFAGHVRDGMFAIGYGIPPNGPLRSIRRHAPRLAKQIARYLATNHAPTVAPQDVPSSEGKR from the coding sequence ATGACCACGGAGGCCCGGGATCCATTCGACGCCGTCGTGATCGGCGCGGGTCCATCCGGTCTGGCAGTGGCGCGCGAACTCAAGCACCGGCACGGTGTCGGCACACTGGTGATCGATCGTGCAGCGGCACCGGCGATTTCGTGGCGGACCCGCTACGACAACTTCCGCCTCAACACCACGGGCTTCATCTCGCATCTGCCGGGCCAACGGATCCCCCTCACGGCCGGCCGGTGGCCGACGCGCGAGGACATGATCGCCTACTTCGACCGCTATGTGCAGCGCCAGAAGATCCCGCTGCAACTCGGGTGCGAGGTCCACCGCATCGACCACGCGCGGGGCAGCTGGCAGCTCGACACGTCGTCGGGCGTGATCGAGGCCCCGATAATCGTGCTCGCCACAGGTAATTACCGGACGCCGACCGTCCCGCCGTGGCCCGGGCTCGGCCGCTTCACGGGCGAGTTCGTGCATTCGGGTGACTTCGTCAGCGCCCGGCCCTATCAGGGCCGCGACGTCCTCGTCGTCGGCGCCGGGAACTCGGCGGCCGACATCGCGGTCCAACTCGCCGAGAACAACGCGGGCCGCATCTGGCTCGCGGTCCGCACTCCGCCGCATCTCGTGCGGCGCGCCATGGGCCCGATCCCGTCGGACATGTTCCTCGAGCTCTCGGCCCGGGTTCCTGCGAGCGTCATCGACCCTCTGATCTCCCGCACGCATCGACTCATGTGGCGTGCCGACCTGTCGGCCTACGGCTTTCACCGGCCGCCGTTGGGACTGAAGGCCACCGTCGAACAACGCGGACGTATCCCGACGTTGGCCGACGAGCTCGTCGGCGCGGTCCGCGCCGGGCGCATCCAGGTGGTCGCCGCGGTGGATGCGATCGAACCGGACCGCGTGGTTCTCAGCGACGGATCGTCGGTCGAGCCCGAGGTGATCATCGCCGCGACCGGCTTCAGCGCAGATCTCGACGGCCTGATCGGGCATCTCGATGTTCTTGACGACCGCGGCAATCCCCGCGGCGGTTTCGCCGGTCACGTCCGTGACGGGATGTTCGCCATCGGCTACGGCATCCCGCCCAACGGTCCACTGCGGTCGATCCGTCGGCACGCCCCGCGCCTGGCCAAGCAGATCGCCCGCTACCTCGCGACCAACCATGCGCCAACCGTTGCGCCCCAGGATGTTCCGTCGAGCGAGGGTAAACGCTGA
- a CDS encoding O-methyltransferase has translation MAVKRLLAPLRWSVINTFLFPRTFARTGQFGDGREAAVAEYVLTNARQGDIDAVLDAMDRFAYDETFLISVGDEKGELLDAAVRRADTRLALELGTYCGYGALRIARAAPTARVFSVEWAEANAAIARRIWAHAGVDDRITCVVGMIGDGGRTLRVLEEHGFAAGALDLLFLDHIKSAYLPDLHSITERGWLHPGSIVVADNVRIPGAPKYREYMRQQQGTGFDTIEHKTHGEYQTVVRDLMLESVVLG, from the coding sequence ATGGCGGTGAAACGGCTCTTGGCTCCGTTGCGCTGGTCGGTGATCAACACGTTCCTGTTCCCGCGCACGTTCGCCCGCACCGGCCAGTTCGGCGACGGACGCGAGGCCGCGGTCGCCGAGTATGTCCTCACCAACGCGCGCCAGGGTGACATCGACGCCGTGCTCGACGCCATGGACCGGTTCGCGTACGACGAGACGTTCCTGATCAGCGTCGGCGATGAGAAGGGTGAACTGCTCGACGCCGCGGTACGACGGGCCGACACTCGCCTCGCCCTCGAACTCGGCACCTACTGCGGTTACGGCGCGCTGCGCATCGCCCGGGCCGCGCCCACCGCCAGGGTGTTCTCGGTCGAGTGGGCCGAGGCCAACGCCGCGATCGCGCGCCGGATCTGGGCCCACGCGGGTGTCGACGACCGGATCACCTGCGTGGTCGGCATGATCGGCGACGGTGGACGCACGCTGCGGGTGCTCGAAGAGCACGGCTTCGCCGCGGGCGCATTGGACCTGTTGTTTCTCGATCACATCAAGAGCGCGTATCTCCCGGATCTGCACAGCATCACCGAGCGAGGGTGGTTACACCCCGGGTCGATCGTGGTCGCCGACAACGTACGTATCCCGGGCGCGCCGAAGTACCGCGAGTACATGCGGCAACAGCAGGGCACGGGGTTCGACACGATCGAGCACAAAACCCACGGCGAGTACCAGACGGTGGTCCGGGATCTGATGCTCGAATCGGTCGTATTGGGCTGA